One Bacteroidota bacterium genomic window carries:
- a CDS encoding 8-oxo-dGTP diphosphatase: MNPPASLSDIDWSTWQAKDTATLAFVIKEGQILLIRKKRGLGAGKINGPGGRLEANETIVACAIREAQEELGITPINPVKRGELKFQFADGYSIHVHVFRAEDLEGTPIETDEAIPIWAGLDAVPYDEMWEDDEIWIPHLIAGRTFAGRFIFDDDKMLDHVLDAFENDAPMP, from the coding sequence ATGAATCCTCCTGCGTCTCTTTCGGACATCGACTGGTCTACCTGGCAAGCCAAAGACACCGCTACCCTTGCGTTTGTCATCAAAGAAGGGCAGATTTTGCTCATCAGAAAAAAACGTGGTCTGGGCGCCGGCAAAATCAATGGCCCCGGGGGCCGGCTGGAGGCCAATGAAACCATCGTGGCGTGTGCCATTCGCGAAGCGCAGGAAGAGCTCGGTATCACACCGATCAATCCGGTAAAGCGGGGAGAATTGAAGTTTCAGTTTGCTGACGGATACTCGATTCACGTCCATGTTTTTCGTGCAGAAGACCTGGAAGGAACGCCCATAGAAACAGATGAGGCCATTCCTATTTGGGCCGGCCTCGATGCTGTTCCTTATGATGAAATGTGGGAAGATGACGAGATTTGGATACCACACCTGATTGCCGGCCGTACCTTTGCCGGCCGCTTCATTTTTGACGATGACAAAATGCTCGACCACGTCCTTGATGCATTTGAAAACGACGCGCCGATGCCATGA